In Deltaproteobacteria bacterium, the genomic window ACCAGGCGACAAGGACATTCTTCCAGAATGTGGCCGATCCGAATGAACAATCCCAGAGGGATAACACCATTTCAAAAGTGGGTCTCTCCTTTAACTATGATACGCGTGATTCATTTTCAGATCCTTTGAGCGGCTACACCCTCCTCTGTGGTCTTGACGTATCGAACAAACTGATCGCCTCGGGTTTCAATTTTCTAAGGCCGCTTGCCTCAACTGCTTTCTATCACTCATGGTCCCCACGACTCACCCTTCTCAACTATCTTCGAATCGAGGGAATCCAGGTCTTTGGCGATGATATTCTGACACGTAACCTGAGGCTCTTTCTGGGCGGTGACTATTCTATGCGTGGATTTGGTCAGGACTTGGCTGGACCGCTTGACGCCAATGGGACGCCGACGGGCGGTCAGTTTCTTATCCAGCACACCCTGGAGTTACAAACAAAGATCAAAAACAATTTCAAGACAGCCGTTTTTCTCGATACCGGAAGTCTTACGAACAACGTGGCCGAGATTGGTCTTGACTCCTGGAGACATTCAGCCGGTCTTGGCCTGAGGTATATCACACCGATTGGTCCCTTACGTCTCGACTACGGTTTCAAGTTGGACAAGAGAGATTCAGAATCGTTAAGCCGGTTACACTTTGCCTTTGGCTATTCGTTTTAGGGAAACAAAAAGGCCCTGTTCCTTGTGAGAACAGGGCCTTCTCAACTCAAGTTTCAGCAGAGGCTGAAATTAGAAGTTGTAGGCAAAGGTACCCGCAAGGCCAAGATTCTGGCCAGCGGTACCATCAGCAACGGCGGAAGGGTTGGTCAGGTCAAAACGACCTTCCAATCCAAAACGCGCGCCATCAGCAATCGCATAACCAGTTGCGAGTGCCAGGTCATGTCGCACGCCACCGTTGGCCAAGCCACCGGTTCCGGCGTTGTCGAGACCAGGACCAAACCAGCCGTTTGCCGAGATCCCGGTTGCTGCCGCGGTTGCAGCCCCTGTGCCACCATCGAGATCCCAGGTGTAGCCGTAACGGAGGGTTCCATCCCAGACATCGCTAAAGGCGTAGGTTCCCTGCAGGGTTCCCGCAATATACTGGTTATTGTCACCAGCAATTGCGTTGTCCTGGCGGTAGGCCCCTTCAACACCAAGTGTGAAGGCGTCATTGACGGCATGACGAACAGCAAGGTCACCCAGGAAGGACCAGTGTGCATTGCTCCGGGTAACCATATGCTCCGGACCTGCGGCGCCGGAGAGCTTCGTCCAGCTCGGATTCCCCTCGTCACCGTAGCTGTAGGTAGCATTGAATCCGAATGAGGGAATTGTCGAATTTCCACCGGCGACAGCCCCTCGAGCTGGGGCATTATCACCGAGGTTGTTGACGACAAAGGTCTCCCAACGGAACTGATCACTAAAGTCGTAACCCAAGCGGGCACCTGTCACGTTATGCGGCAGGAGCAAGCGATGGATCGACGAGAAAGAAACAGTTGAAAGCTCACCACGATCAACTGGATCGAGACCGATCCCTGAATTAAAACGACCGACGAGCAGCTCTGCGCCATTCCCAACCGGGATATTGGCTGCGACATAGGTCTGCTCGATGATGAAATCACCGGTCCCTGTGCCTGTAGCCACTCGGCCTGCCGTTGCGGCACCAGCTGCAGTAATTGGCATAAAGTCGAGATCACCACGGAGCCGGATGTTTTCTCCAAAGCTCTTGGCATAATCGACCTCTAGCTGGTCGAGAAAGAAACCAAACTGTTCTGTCCCAAGGGCAGCCGGTACGGCCAACCCATCGGCCAGGACGCCTGCTGTGGCGTCAATATATCTACCTGCCCTGGCGCGTTGCCAACCTGTCACCGTTGTGACGTTACCGGTAATTTCAAGCATACCACTCTCCTCAGCTTGAACCGGCGTCCCGGCGAGCAGGCCCGCAACCGCCACAGCAACTGCGAGTACTGCGATTTTCTTCATAGTCCTCTCCTTTGTTTGTGTTTTAACAGTCTTCATACATAGTTATATGCAGTCAAAGCGTGACTAAAGCGGAAGTCTAAAAAACGTTACAGCCCTCTCCGTCACCCCCTTTCCCGTTAAACGTGTTTTCCGCTTATGCCCCAAAATACCCCAATTAAGATGACAAAAGGTTACAGTACCCCTTCCGACCTTGTCAAGCAAATGTTTGATAACGTTCACTTAATTTTATGATTATTCACAAAAATCTAAACAAACTGAACGATCGCGTCAATCTCCACGGCGGCCCCCAACGGGAGTTCTACAACTCCAACGGCGACCCGGCTGTGCCGTCCGGACTCTCCAAAAAGATCGACAAACAGTTCGCTTGCTCCATCCATCACCTTGGCCTGCTCATGAAATCCAGGGTAGGAATTGATGTAGCCGTTTAAACGAACAATCTTTTTGATACGGTCCAGGTTGCCCAGCTCTTGTTTCAAAACCGCCAGGATGTTTGTTGCACAGGCCTTCGCGGCCCGCCGTGCTGTTTCCAGGTTGAGATCCTTGCCAACACGTCCCTGGAAGGCGACTTTTCCTTCCAACTTTGGAAGTTGACCGGAGACGAACAGGAGATTTCCTGTTTTTACGGCGGGGAGGTAGTGTCCGACCGCAGCAACCTCGGGGAGGATGATATTCATCTCTTTCAGGCGATCTTCGGGTGTCATACGGATTCCTTTTCCAAAAGCATGAGGACCATGAGAGGCCATTTTTTGAGCCTTTCAAACTCCTTCAAGTCTTGATCTCCAAAAAACTTTTTTAAGGAGCTGTCAACAAAAACCTCTTTCAGGAGTCCGATCTTCAAGTGGGATCGTTGTATCATTTTAAAATACCGCTCAAAGCCAGGAGGGAGACCATCTTCGGTTGCGGGGCTGATTTGATGTTCCCCTTGAACAATGAGGCTAAATGGGTGGAGATCGACCAGGAGTGCCTTGCCGGATCCCTTAAGAACACGCGAAGATTCCTGAATAAGACGCGTCAGATCTTTTTTGACGGCGGAGGCCCGACAAAGGACAAAATCGCAGCTGGAAGATAAAATCGGCAGGGAGTCCCATCGTCCCTTGATTGTGTATCCCTCCAGCGTTCCCAATCCTGCAAAAAGGGAGACTCCCCTCTCCTTGATTAAGATGTTGAGAGAGGGAAGGTGGGGAGCGACCTCAAGAACAACCTGTTGATTCAAGTCTGGAAGTACGGTTGCCACCTCTGCCTGCTCAATCCGGGAAAGGATCTCTCCCAACCGACCGAGTGGCCCTGGCGCGGATGGCCTCTTTTTTGTGGAGGTAACGGTTGGTTGTTTCCCCCCATCCTTTCTTTTAGACAAAAAATTGAACCACGACTTCATCGCAGGCTTTTTCGTATCACGATTTGCGAATAGGGTGAACAGGTTTTTATTGACTAACCGTAAAGTAGCAAGTTACTTCCGACCGGTCATGGATTTCTCATTTCAGAAAGAGAAAGAAATCAAAACGGATCTTCTTGTCGTTGGTTGCTGGAAGGAAAAAAAACTTTCAGGTCTGGCAGCCCGGCTCGATCCAAAAATTACTCCAGGGCTTGGTCAGGTTTTGACGCGTGAGGGATTTGAGTTCAAGGCAGGATCGGCAAAATTGATCCATACGAATCTACAAGAGGTTGGGGCCTCCAACTTGCTGGTTTTTGGTCTTGGTGAAAAATCGAAAGCCGATGCTCAGTTGATCCGGCGGTTGGGAGCTGCCGCTGTTCGCTGGGGCAATGAGGTTAAGGCTAAAAAAGTTTCCGTGGAATTTCTCTCTCTTCCGCAGAAGATGGCGACTCTCCCCTTTAGTGAACTCGTGGTCGAAGGAAGTCATTGGGGGAGCTATGCCTTCGATCAGTACAAATCAGAGGAGAACTGTTCCAAGAAGACAGTGGAGAGGATTGAAGTTTTGACACAAGAGACGCCGGTGCTCCGACATGGACTGGCTGTCGGGTCCCTTGTGGGTGAGGCGACTAATTTTGCTCGTGATCTGGCAAACACGCCCTCGTCCGACATGACTCCCCGGCGGATGGTCTATGAGGCAAAGAAGGTGGCCCGCCATCCCCAAATAACTGTTGAGATCCTCGATCGAAAGGCGTGCGAGAAACTCGGTATGGGGGCGTTTCTGGCGGTTGCCAAGGGGAGTGTTGAGCCTCCCTATCTGATTCATCTTGTCTATCGCCCCAAGGGGAGGCCTCGTGGTCGTATTGCCATCGTAGGAAAGGGGATCACCTTTGATAGCGGTGGTCTGTCGATTAAAACGGCGCAGGGGATGGAGACGATGAAATTTGACATGAGCGGTTCTGCCGCCATGGTTGCTGTCTTGAGATCTCTTCCAGGGCTGCAGATCCCCCTGGAGGTTCATGGAATTGCTGCCATGACAGAAAATATGCCGTCCGGTGGTGCCGACAAACCAGGAGATATTGCACGAACCATTATTGGCAGGTCGATTGAAATCCTCAATACGGATGCGGAAGGTCGTTTGACGTTGGCGGACGCAATTCCTTACGCCATCCGTCAGAAACCGGACTTTGTTATTGATATCGCGACACTCACGGGTGCCTGCGTTGTAGGACTTGGAGATCGATGTGCCGGTATTATGGGGAATGATCAAAAACTGATTGGTCAGTTGGTTGCCTCTGGCAAGTTGATGGGGGAAATGCTCTGGCAACTTCCACTGGTTGAGGAATACAAGGAGGATCTGAAGAGTCAGGTTGCGGATGTCAAGAATGTTGGCAATCGGTACGGCGGGGCGATTACAGCGGGTCTTTTTCTTGAACAATTTGTGAAACCGGAAACCCCGTGGGCTCATATTGATATCGCGGGTCCTGCCTGGGCTGAAAAGGGAACCGACCTCGTTCCAAAAGGAGGAACGGGATTTATGGTGCCGACACTTCTCCATTTTCTGCTTCATCTCAAGAGGTCTTGATCCAGATCGCGCCCAATAATGGTTTGCGCAGGTTATTTCATTCTGAGTGGGAATAATTTTTAAGGAATAATTTTTTTGTTCAGACGTCCAAATCCGAAAAAATCGGAGTCAGACGAGTTGACGCAGCGCACTCTTTAAAACCACCCTTGACGCACAATATATTGTTGTTTTACACTGCATGACATACAATATAGTGTGTATAACTAGGGTATAAGTTGTGGATATCCAAGGGGGTAACTTATGAAAGCCGCGATTAAACGGAAGGAAGTTGTAATTCCGGGTCTCACAATGGAGAGGAGATTTACGAAGGAAGGTCTCTCTCCCTACGACATGGTGGAGTGGGAAAAGCGGTCCTCTGTTATCAAGGAGCCTGACGGGCGTGTTGTTTTCGAGATGCATAACCTGGAAATCCCGAAATCCTGGTCCCAACTAGCAACGGATATCGTTGCGCAAAAATATTTTCGAAAGGCGGGTGTTCCAAAAGAAGGTCATGAAACTTCCGTCAGGCAGGTTATCTACCGTATCGCACATACCCTCCGAACTGCTGGGGAGGAGGGGGGCTATTTTACGAGCGAGAGGGAGGCGACCATTTTTGAAGATGAGTTGACCTACCTTCTTCTGACTCAGAGAGGGGCCTTTAATTCGCCCGTCTGGTTTAATTGTGGATTGCATCACGAATACAAAATCGAAGGAAGCGGTGGTAATTGGTATTGGGATCATCAGTTGCATCAATTAAAAGAGACAAAAGATGCCTATGCCAATCCACAGTGCTCCGCTTGTTTCATCCAGGCGGTTGACGATGATCTGATGAGCATTTTTGACCTGGCCAAATCAGAGGCGCGACTTTTCAAGTACGGATCGGGGACTGGAACCAATTTTTCAAAGATCCGTGGTAAACAGGAAAGACTTTCGGGCGGTGGCACCTCTTCTGGTCTGATGAGTTTTCTGGAGGTTCTGGATAAGGGGGCCGGGGCAACAAAATCAGGAGGAACAACCCGGCGGGCCGCCAAAATGGTCTGTCTTGATATGGACCATCCGGAGATTCTTGACTTTATCAACTGGAAGGTACGGGAGGAGCGGAAGGCAGGGATCCTGATCCAGCAAGGTGGTTTCACGTCCGATTTTAACGGGGAGGCGTATCACACCGTTTCTGGACAAAACTCCAACAACTCTGTCCGGGTTAGCGATGAGTTCATGAATGCCGTTCTGCAGGGAGGTAAATGGAGTACCCGTTTTAGAACGACAGGAGAGTCCTGCCAGACCTTCGAAGCTGGTTACATGATGAAACAGATATCTGAGGCGGCCTGGTCCTGTGCCGATCCGGGCGTCCAGTATGATACGACCATTAATGATTGGCATACCTGTTCCAATATTGATCGTATTAATGCCTCCAATCCCTGTTCCGAATATATGTTCCTGGATAACAGCGCCTGTAACCTTGCCTCACTCAATTTGATGAAGTTTGTGGATGAAAAAGGGGATTTCCTCACTGAAGATTATCGGCATGCCGTCCGTGTTTTCATCACGGCAATGGAGATTATCGTTGGATTTGCCTCTTACCCGGTAAAACAGATTGCACAGAACAGCATCGATTATCGCCCTTTGGGGATTGGCTATGCCAATTTGGGGACCCTGCTGATGACCAGTGGTATCGCATACGACAGTCCAAAGGGGCGCGCGATTGCCGCTGCCTTGACGGCAATCATGACCGGTCATGCCTACCGTGTTTCCAGTGAAATCGCGGCGGTTGTTGGTCCTTTCGCGGGATTCAAAAAGAATCGTGAACCGATGCTTCGTGTCATGAACAAGCACCGAGAGGCGGCCTATAAAATTGATGCCCGGCAGTGTCCTTCGCTACTCTTAAAGGCGGCTCAGGAGGATTGGGATGAGGCGATCCGTCTGGGAGAGATTCATGGCTATCGGAACGCGCAGGCGTCTGTTTTGGCACCGACCGGCACCATTGGTCTCTTGATGGATTGTGATACGACCGGAGTTGAACCTGAGTTTTCGTTAATCAAGTGGAAGAAGCTGGCTGGTGGTGGTCACTTTAAGATCATCAATCAGTCTGTTCCGCTCGCCTTGACACACTTGGGTTATGCCTCTGAGGATGTCGAGAAGATCCAGAAACATATCCTTGAAAAAGGGACAATCGAGGGAACACCTGTCCTTAAAGAATCCGATCTTTCAGTCTTCGATTGTGCCAACAAGTGCGGTGAAGGGGTCCGATTTATCGACCCGATGGGGCATGTCAAGATGATGGCGGCGGTGCAACCGTTTATTTCAGGCGCGATTTCAAAGACGGTTAACCTCCCAAACGAAGTGACTGTGGAGGATATTAAAAATATTTACATTGAGGGGTGGAAGCTGGGCCTTAAGGCGATCGCTCTTTATCGGGATGGATCTAAACACTCCCAGCCTCTCAATACGGGGACTGCAGAGAAGGAGACCGGTTCCGGCTCTCCATCAAGCTCCACAACGACGGTTGATGAGTCGGATTGTCGTGGGGTTCGTTGTGAGTTACCGGTAAAACGAAGAGGTTTCACCGTTGAATCATCCGTTCGTGGACACAAGATTTTCCTTCGGACTGGAGAGTATGAGGATGGAAAGTTGGGAGAGATCTTTATCGATATGTACAAGGAGGGAGCGGCCTATCGCAGTTTGATCAACTGTTTTGCCATCGCCATTTCGATTGGGCTCCAATACGGCGTCCCGCTCGAAAAATTTGTCAATGCCTTTACCTTCACACGTTTTGAACCGCAGGGGCCAACGGATCATACCAATATCAAGTTTTGCACCTCCATCCTGGACTTTATTTTCCGGGTTCTTGGGATGGAATATCTTGGCAGAACCGATTTTGTTCACCTGAAGCCGGCTACCTTGGACGAGGGGACAAAACAGGTTGCTGCCGGTTCGGTTGGGGCCGCAGCCGTTTCGGACTTCCCGGTTGAATCAAAGGTAAACACAAGCCCCTCGGAAATGGGTAAGGAGTTGGGGGATCTGATGGGGGATGCCCCGCCTTGTGATCTCTGTGGTCATATAACTGTCCGGAACGGGACATGCTATAAGTGCATTAATTGCGGAAATTCAATGGGCTGTAGTTAAGGGCGCCTTTTATTAGAGGTCCCTTTAAGAAACGAACGTCTTTGATCTGCCACCCAGAAGATTTTGAAAAACATCGTTCATCTGACGGGCGGTTCTGTTATCGGACCTCCAGGCAGCCTCATTGTCCGGTAATGAGGAGAGGACCGTTGATCCTTCGGGTGTCGTCTCAGAGTTGAGACGAAATGCGGTATCCATTGTAATAAGGTGATTGTCGGAAAGATACTCTCCATCAGGGCCCGAGAAGACGGCGCCACCGTCGGAAAGGCAGGAACTGAAATTACCTGAAACCTTAGGATCCGCCATTGCTTGTGCCCCTATTATCGTCCACAAGGATAGTTCAAGTTGCCTCGCAAAACAACGACTTTTAACTGCTTGTTTTCACTTGTTTTTTTTAATTTATTTTTTTAGAAGACCACTGATGAAAAGAGGCCTGTTCATCACCTTTGAGGGGGGCGAGGGATCGGGGAAAACGACGCAAATTAGGAAAATCGCCAGATGGCTTAAAAAAGAACGGTATCTTGTTCTGATGACTCGTGAGCCTGGAGGGACCAAGTTTGCCGATTGGATCCGAAAAATCGTTCTCGACAAGAAGAACAAAGGGATCGATCCTTTAATTGAGCTATTTTTATATGAAGTGGCCAGGTGCGATCATATAATTCGTCGGATTGTGCCCTACTTAAGGAAGGGAGGGATTGTTTTGTGCGACCGGTTTACCGATGCAACAGTTGCTTATCAGGGCTACGGAAGGCGACTTCCACTTCCACTTGTGAAGCGCTTGAACCAGTTTGTTTGTCAAAAAACAAGTCCCGACAAAACCTTTCTCTTTCGTCTGCCACTTGAGGTTGGAATGAAAAGAATGAGATCACGAAGGGGGAGAATGAATCGTTTGGATCGGGAATCCAGAAATTTTCACAAACGGGTAGAGAGGGGGTATCTTGCCCTTGCCTGCAAGGAAAAAGGAAGGTTCCAGTTTGTCGATGCCAGTCAATCCCCACAAGAGGTTTTCCGGTCTCTTCAAGGTGAATTAAGATGGATTCTTCCATGAAGAAATTTCTACAAAAACTGTCTGCCTTGTCCAATCTCTCTCATGCCTATCTTTTGGTCGGGTATGAAGGTGAGACCAAAAATGAATTGGTCGGTTTCTTTGCAAAAGTTCTTTTTTGTGAAAACAGAACGGGTTGCGGTCACTGTCAGGCCTGTCTCCATTTTCAGTCGGACCATCACCCCGATTTTTTGAAGATCTCCTCCCAGAAGGGGAGCCTTCGGATCGATACGATTCGGGAGATGACTCAAAAAATATCATTAAAGCCGATTTTGGGTGGGCGGATGGTCGTTTTCCTTCCGGAAGCGGAGCAAATGACCGAAGGGGCTGCAAATGCCTTGCTGAAGACCTTAGAGGAACCGCCCCCTTTTGTGTTTTTTTTACTTTCGACGCCGGTACCGGAAAGGCTCCCCCTGACGATTCGTTCACGGTGCCAAAGAATCTTCATTCCCCATCCTTTAGAAGAGGAAAAAAAGGAGTGGGGGGAGATTTTGCCGCTCTGGAGAGAAGAGATTCTCCCCGCCTTGATCCAGAAAAATTCGAATCAATTCTCAACCGCCTCTTCTCTTGCGGAGAGATGTCTTAAGGAGTGGGACGATCTGGGCCCTTTTCTTAAATTTCTCATTGTCTGGTGGCGTGATCTGGCTGTTTATCAAAGTGATTTGGGTGGGGTTCCATTGCAAATCGCCTCAACCAAAGACCTCCTTCCTTTTGTGGAGCGGCGACAAGGAGAAAGAACATTCCGTGAGATCGATTGCATCCTTGAAACCGAAAGGGCTATAGAAGGGCACGTCATGAAACAGTTGGCCTTGGAACGGCTTTTTTTGAATCTTCTCTAAAATCTATGCCAAAGAAATTTTATCTTACGACTGCGATCGATTACGTTAATAATCTGCCGCATCTTGGGACTGCCTATGAGAAGATCGGTGCCGATGTCATCGCCCGCTATTTTCGGATGGAGGGAATTCCGGTCCACTTCCAGATGGGGAGTGACGAACACAGTGCTAGCGTCAAAAAAGAGGCTCTGAAAAGGGGACTTCCTCCCAAAGTCTATTGTAACGGGATGCGTGAGGAGTTTACCAAAATTTGGCGCTCCCTCGAAATCTCGCAAGATGACTTCATCCAGACCTCCGAGCCGAGACACCACCAGGCGGTTCAAGAACTTTTTCAGTCGATCCTCAAAAAGGGGGATATTTACAAATCCCCCTATGAGGGATGGTATTGTGAGTCGTGCGAGGCTTTTTTTACTGACAAAGATTTGAGCAACGGGAAGTGCCCTGCCCACAAGGTCGAGCCAAAGTGGCTTAAGGAGAAAAATTATTTTTTTCGGCTGTCTGCGTATAAGGACAAACTGCTCTCTCATTATACAAAACATCCGGAGTTCATCC contains:
- a CDS encoding outer membrane beta-barrel protein, which codes for MKKIAVLAVAVAVAGLLAGTPVQAEESGMLEITGNVTTVTGWQRARAGRYIDATAGVLADGLAVPAALGTEQFGFFLDQLEVDYAKSFGENIRLRGDLDFMPITAAGAATAGRVATGTGTGDFIIEQTYVAANIPVGNGAELLVGRFNSGIGLDPVDRGELSTVSFSSIHRLLLPHNVTGARLGYDFSDQFRWETFVVNNLGDNAPARGAVAGGNSTIPSFGFNATYSYGDEGNPSWTKLSGAAGPEHMVTRSNAHWSFLGDLAVRHAVNDAFTLGVEGAYRQDNAIAGDNNQYIAGTLQGTYAFSDVWDGTLRYGYTWDLDGGTGAATAAATGISANGWFGPGLDNAGTGGLANGGVRHDLALATGYAIADGARFGLEGRFDLTNPSAVADGTAGQNLGLAGTFAYNF
- a CDS encoding RidA family protein; protein product: MTPEDRLKEMNIILPEVAAVGHYLPAVKTGNLLFVSGQLPKLEGKVAFQGRVGKDLNLETARRAAKACATNILAVLKQELGNLDRIKKIVRLNGYINSYPGFHEQAKVMDGASELFVDLFGESGRHSRVAVGVVELPLGAAVEIDAIVQFV
- a CDS encoding leucyl aminopeptidase produces the protein MDFSFQKEKEIKTDLLVVGCWKEKKLSGLAARLDPKITPGLGQVLTREGFEFKAGSAKLIHTNLQEVGASNLLVFGLGEKSKADAQLIRRLGAAAVRWGNEVKAKKVSVEFLSLPQKMATLPFSELVVEGSHWGSYAFDQYKSEENCSKKTVERIEVLTQETPVLRHGLAVGSLVGEATNFARDLANTPSSDMTPRRMVYEAKKVARHPQITVEILDRKACEKLGMGAFLAVAKGSVEPPYLIHLVYRPKGRPRGRIAIVGKGITFDSGGLSIKTAQGMETMKFDMSGSAAMVAVLRSLPGLQIPLEVHGIAAMTENMPSGGADKPGDIARTIIGRSIEILNTDAEGRLTLADAIPYAIRQKPDFVIDIATLTGACVVGLGDRCAGIMGNDQKLIGQLVASGKLMGEMLWQLPLVEEYKEDLKSQVADVKNVGNRYGGAITAGLFLEQFVKPETPWAHIDIAGPAWAEKGTDLVPKGGTGFMVPTLLHFLLHLKRS
- a CDS encoding vitamin B12-dependent ribonucleotide reductase, which produces MKAAIKRKEVVIPGLTMERRFTKEGLSPYDMVEWEKRSSVIKEPDGRVVFEMHNLEIPKSWSQLATDIVAQKYFRKAGVPKEGHETSVRQVIYRIAHTLRTAGEEGGYFTSEREATIFEDELTYLLLTQRGAFNSPVWFNCGLHHEYKIEGSGGNWYWDHQLHQLKETKDAYANPQCSACFIQAVDDDLMSIFDLAKSEARLFKYGSGTGTNFSKIRGKQERLSGGGTSSGLMSFLEVLDKGAGATKSGGTTRRAAKMVCLDMDHPEILDFINWKVREERKAGILIQQGGFTSDFNGEAYHTVSGQNSNNSVRVSDEFMNAVLQGGKWSTRFRTTGESCQTFEAGYMMKQISEAAWSCADPGVQYDTTINDWHTCSNIDRINASNPCSEYMFLDNSACNLASLNLMKFVDEKGDFLTEDYRHAVRVFITAMEIIVGFASYPVKQIAQNSIDYRPLGIGYANLGTLLMTSGIAYDSPKGRAIAAALTAIMTGHAYRVSSEIAAVVGPFAGFKKNREPMLRVMNKHREAAYKIDARQCPSLLLKAAQEDWDEAIRLGEIHGYRNAQASVLAPTGTIGLLMDCDTTGVEPEFSLIKWKKLAGGGHFKIINQSVPLALTHLGYASEDVEKIQKHILEKGTIEGTPVLKESDLSVFDCANKCGEGVRFIDPMGHVKMMAAVQPFISGAISKTVNLPNEVTVEDIKNIYIEGWKLGLKAIALYRDGSKHSQPLNTGTAEKETGSGSPSSSTTTVDESDCRGVRCELPVKRRGFTVESSVRGHKIFLRTGEYEDGKLGEIFIDMYKEGAAYRSLINCFAIAISIGLQYGVPLEKFVNAFTFTRFEPQGPTDHTNIKFCTSILDFIFRVLGMEYLGRTDFVHLKPATLDEGTKQVAAGSVGAAAVSDFPVESKVNTSPSEMGKELGDLMGDAPPCDLCGHITVRNGTCYKCINCGNSMGCS
- a CDS encoding dTMP kinase, which codes for MKRGLFITFEGGEGSGKTTQIRKIARWLKKERYLVLMTREPGGTKFADWIRKIVLDKKNKGIDPLIELFLYEVARCDHIIRRIVPYLRKGGIVLCDRFTDATVAYQGYGRRLPLPLVKRLNQFVCQKTSPDKTFLFRLPLEVGMKRMRSRRGRMNRLDRESRNFHKRVERGYLALACKEKGRFQFVDASQSPQEVFRSLQGELRWILP